The following proteins are encoded in a genomic region of Brachypodium distachyon strain Bd21 chromosome 1, Brachypodium_distachyon_v3.0, whole genome shotgun sequence:
- the LOC100830360 gene encoding uncharacterized protein LOC100830360 produces the protein MAPPPRRRDSPQELPDELIVEIFLRFPLDEPSCLLRASLVSRRLYRAVSDPFFRQRLHELHRTPPALGFLHNRDDEDIPRFVHSTASAFPLAAPDDHPSWEVVVDCRHGRALFLIHYQVARELLIWEPITGAQHRVPVPAAFENLCPTAAVFCPVEGCSHYNCIGGPFRVVFVFAVDDNDEAKFFTSASVYSSETGTWGEVTRILNRAVCFSSPYRSSVLVWRSLFYFMADGSDILEYDLDSHALARLESPDPYTDTFSLMVAEDGGLGVCKVSDPQQLKLWSWQESDDDDTDGQWVLSRVIYLGNLLPNGALPLSSLSKRVLFFAEVANVIFVTTDDGVFTIELQSERAKKVCDHHFWCLVPVVSFYTPLRLLNLSEEAGGEEGGVKEEKTVERAHQLFGKGTNAVKEGDFDHSFINHDLKTRSVSNEESVMGTSSKDDAGNSKISGSNIMDAASPSEKGDSEEGSKLNSDKN, from the exons atggcgccgccgccacgccgccgcgacTCGCCGCAGGAGCTCCCCGACGAGCTCATCGTGGAGATATTCCTCCGTTTCCCGCTCGATGAACCATCGTgcctcctccgcgcctccCTCGTCAGCAGGCGCTTGTACCGCGCCGTTTCCGACCCCTTTTTCCGCCAACGCCTCCACGAGCTCCACCGCACACCCCCCGCGCTCGGCTTCCTCCACAACAGGGACGACGAGGACATCCCGCGCTTCGTCCACAGCACCGCCTCAGCCTTCCCCCTCGCCGCCCCGGACGATCACCCCAGCTGGGAGGTGGTCGTCGAttgccgccatggccgcgcccTATTCCTCATCCACTACCAGGTTGCTAGGGAGCTCCTCATCTGGGAGCCAATCACGGGCGCCCAGCACCGCGTACCTGTGCCCGCGGCGTTCGAGAACCTCTGCCCGACCGCGGCCGTGTTCTGCCCAGTGGAGGGCTGCAGCCACTACAACTGCATTGGGGGTCCCTTTCGCGTGGTCTTCGTCTTCGCGGTCGATGACAACGATGAGGCCAAGTTTTTCACGTCGGCGAGCGTTTATTCGTCGGAGACGGGCACGTGGGGCGAGGTGACCAGGATACTCAACCGGGCCGtctgtttttcttctccatACAGGTCCAGCGTGCTCGTTTGGAGGTCTCTGTTCTACTTCATGGCTGACGGATCCGATATCTTGGAATATGACTTGGACAGTCATGCCCTGGCTCGATTGGAGTCACCAGACCCCTACACGGATACATTTAGCCTCATGGTGGCAGAGGACGGTGGACTGGGAGTTTGTAAAGTCTCTGATCCACAACAACTCAAATTGTGGTCATGGCAGGAGAGTGATGACGACGACACTGATGGACAATGGGTACTGAGTCGGGTCATCTACTTGGGCAATTTGCTACCAAATGGTGCTCTGCCTCTGAGTTCACTATCAAAGCGTGTGTTGTTCTTTGCCGAGGTAGCAAATGTCATTTTCGTGACCACGGATGATGGAGTCTTCACAATCGAGTTACAGTCGGAGCGGGCGAAGAAGGTGTGCGACCATCACTTCTGGTGTTTGGTTCCAGTTGTCAGCTTCTACACTCCTCTGCGGTTGTTGAACCTTAGTGAGGAAGCAGGTGGTGAGGAAGGGGGAGTgaaggaggagaaaacagTAGAGCGAGCTCATCAGCTGTTCGGTAAGGGGACCAATGCTGTCAAGGAGGGGGACTTTGATCACTCCTTCATCAACCACGACCTCAAGACCAG GAGTGTATCAAATGAAGAATCAGTGATGGGTACAAGCAGCAAAGATGATGCTGGGAACTCAAAGATCTCTGGTAGCAATATTATGGATGCTGCTTCACCTTCGGAGAAAGGTGATTCTGAAGAAG GGTCCAAACTGAACTCTGACAAGAATTAA
- the LOC100844150 gene encoding methyltransferase-like protein 23, with protein METAFFSASSLFHADDDSDDGGGSRDEMQAGTEGEKEEQQQALEYEERFHKFPGMELSIREFSCHQLNANLLWPGTFFFAEWLVKNPSIIVGQRILELGSGTGALAIFMRKSFGVDITTSDYDDKEIEENIAHNCGVNNLDALPHIRHTWGDPFPIPRPNWNIVIASDILLYVKQYPNLITTLSFLLKESEDNSQGAGCTNITTKSGIQVVARYPMFLMSWRRRIGKDQSLFFEGCEKAGLEVQHLGDLVYLINNKN; from the exons ATGGAGacggccttcttctccgcctcctccctcttccacgccgacgacgacagcgacgacggcggcggcagccgag ATGAGATGCAGGCGGGCACCgagggggagaaggaggagcagcagcaggcgttGGAGTACGAGGAGAGGTTCCACAAGTTCCCCGGCATG GAACTCAGCATAAGAGAATTTTCATGCCATCAATTAAATGCCAATTTACTATGGCCTGGGACATTCTTCTTTGCTGAATGGTTGGTCAAGAATCCATCTATTATAGTTGGTCAACGAATCCTGGAATTAGGGAG TGGAACAGGAGCTTTAGCTATTTTCATGCGGAAGTCTTTTGGAGTGGATATCACAACTTCTGATTATGATGATAAGGAAATCGAAGAAAATATAGCTCACAATTGCGGAGTTAATAATTTGGATGCTTTACCTCATATCCGAC ACACGTGGGGAGATCCATTTCCAATTCCCAGGCCCAATTGGAATATTGTTATTGCCAGTGATATTCTACTAT ATGTCAAACAGTACCCAAACCTAATAACGACACTATCCTTTCTTCTGAAAGAATCAGAGGATAACAGCCAAGGAGCTGGCTGTACAAACATTACAACCAAATCAG GAATACAAGTGGTTGCTAGGTACCCCATGTTTCTGATGAGCTGGCGCAGGAGGATTGGCAAAGACCAGTCACTTTTCTTTGAAGGATGCGAGAAAGCAGGCCTCGAAGTGCAACATCTGGGTGATCTTGTGTACCTCATCAACAACAAGAACTGA
- the LOC100829071 gene encoding SPX domain-containing protein 4 yields the protein MKFGKDFRNHLEGTLPDWKDKYLAYKALKKLIKTLPPDADHPAPPPPPPAPAAAGFGYGDDVALGNWFARILDVELHKLNDFYMEREEWYVIRLQVLKERIERVKAKKNDAFTSKIEFTEEMLEIRRDFVLIHGEMILLQTYSSLNFAGLVKILKKYDKRTGGLLSLPFTQRARHEPFFTTEPLTRLVRECEANLELLFPVEEEVLESGSSSKLQPHNNVSTHGPGQSCDLETAKVYQSTLAAMKAIEGLKKASSTYNALSLARFFHGEDGEACSGAITSESSLLDSMTDSQVEDADKDDKEVQSKEKTAAETKHNAEAGRRGG from the exons ATGAAGTTCGGCAAGGATTTCCGGAACCACCTGGAGGGGACGCTGCCGGACTGGAAGGACAAGTACCTCGCATACAAGGCCCTCAAGAAGCTCATCAAGACCCTGCCCCCCGACGCCGACCACCCtgcccctccccctcctcctcccgcccccgccgccgcgggatTCGGATACGGGGACGATGTCGCCCTGGGGAACTGGTTCGCCAGGATCCTCGACGTCGAGCTCCACAAGCTCAACGACTTCTACATGGAGAGGGAGGAGTGGTACGTCATCCGCCTCCAG GTGCTCAAGGAGAGGATTGAGCGAGTCAAAGCTAAGAAGAATGATGCTTTTACATCCAAGATTGAGTTCACTGAAGAGATGTTAGAGATACGCAGAGATTTTGTGCTTATCCACGGGGAAATGATACTTCTGCAGACCTACAGCTCCCTAAATTTTGCTG GACTTGTGAAAATACTGAAGAAGTATGACAAAAGAACAGGCGGATTGCTCAGCCTACCTTTCACTCAACGTGCTCGCCACGAACCATTTTTCACCACTGAACCCTTAACAAGGCTTGTTCGAGAATGTGAGGCTAATCTTGAACTCCTTTTCCCGGTCGAAGAAGAAGTACTCGAGTCTGGTTCCTCCTCAAAGCTGCAACCTCACAATAATGTGTCTACTCATGGCCCAGGACAATCTTGTGACTTGGAAACCGCAAAAGTGTACCAAAGCACACTAGCAGCAATGAAAGCGATAGAGGGCCTTAAGAAAGCGAGCTCTACTTACAATGCCCTCTCCCTCGCTAGGTTCTTCCATGGAGAGGACGGTGAAGCTTGCTCTGGCGCCATCACTTCTGAGAGCTCACTGTTGGATTCCATGACAGATTCCCAGGTTGAAGATGCCGATAAGGATGATAAAGAGGTGCAATCAAAGGAGAAGACTGCTGCTGAAACCAAGCATAATGCTGAAgcagggcggcgcggcggatgA
- the LOC100825079 gene encoding transmembrane protein 184A → MDWAAVAYTAAALLCAAAATVITLGHIYRHLLHYAEPIFQRFIVRIIFMVPVYAVMSFISLILPDNAIYFTSIREIYDAWVIYNFFSLCLAWVGGPGAVVVSLNGRTLKPSWFLMTCCLPAIPLDGRFIRRCKQGCLQFVILKPILVVITFILYAKGKYEDGNFSVNQSYLYITIIYTISYSMALYALALFYAACRDLLRPYNPVPKFIIIKSVVFLTYWQGVLVFLAAKSRFIKNAEKAADLQNYVLCVEMLIAAIGHLFAFPYKEYAGANARPSGGFRGSLLHALKFNDFYHDTVHQFAPTYNEYVLYNHNEGDNAQTKYTSGSTVPSGRDVELAGITVVTSNSPVTSNVSSNQADQEETMTTPIRNKVDPPGGLYDLTDLLDVDLSNYPAKVPAISDVRKQ, encoded by the exons ATGGAttgggcggcggtggcgtacacggcggcggcgctgctgtgcgccgcggcggccaccgTCATCACGCTCGGACACATCtaccgccacctcctccactACGCCGAGCCCATCTTCCAGCGCTTCATCGTCCGCATCATCTTCATGGTCCCG GTCTATGCAGTGATGTCATTTATTTCCCTTATCCTACCAGATAATGCAATATATTTTACTTCTATTCGAGAAAT CTACGATGCTTGGGTCATCTACAATTTCTTTTCACTTTGTTTGGCATGGGTGGGAGGACCTGGTGCTGTGGTAGTAAGCTTGAATGGCCGAACCCTGAAACCATCGTGGTTTCTGATGACTTGCTGTCTGCCAGCTATTCCTCTAGATGG GCGCTTTATACGGAGATGCAAACAAGGATGCTTGCAGTTTGTGATTCTTAAACCTATTTTGGTTGTTATTACCTTCATACTTTACGCTAAAGGAAAATATGAAGACGGAAACTTCAGCGTCAACCAATCCTATTTATACATTACTATTATATACACAATCTCATACTCGATGGCCCTGTATGCTCTTGCATTGTTCTATGCGGCATGCAGAGATCTACTTCGGCCATACAATCCTGTCCCGAAGTTCATCATAATCAAATCAGTCGTGTTTCTCACATACTGGCAG GGCGTCCTGGTTTTCCTTGCTGCCAAGTCTCGATTTATCAAGAATGCTGAAAAGGCTGCTGATCTCCAGAACTATGTGCTGTGTGTTGAGATGCTCATAGCAGCCATTGGGCACCTATTTGCCTTTCCCTACAAGGAGTATGCAGGCGCCAATGCTCGCCCTTCTGGCGGTTTCAGGGGAAGCCTTCTTCATGCTTTAAAATTCAATGATTTCTACCATGATACTGTTCACCAG TTTGCTCCTACCTATAACGAATATGTGCTCTACAACCACAATGAGGGAGACAATGCACAAACGAAGTATACTTCAGGGAGCACCGTGCCAAGTGGAAGGGACGTAGAGTTGGCTGGTATCACCGTGGTGACATCAAATAGTCCAGTGACATCAAATGTATCATCCAACCAGGCAGATCAGGAAGAGACAATGACCACTCCAATCAGGAACAAGGTCGACCCGCCTGGAGGACTATATGACCTCACGGACCTACTCGACGTGGACTTGTCTAACTACCCAGCGAAGGTTCCTGCAATCTCTGATGTAAGAAAACAATGA